The Roseimicrobium gellanilyticum genome contains a region encoding:
- a CDS encoding amidohydrolase, whose protein sequence is MSSTQSSQRVSSSRLVFPVFGAALLGFSFCLPCANSKPGVAQIVLSTKLSDEEHARLKKLYEDLHAAPELSFHEEKTSQRLAKELREAGFTVTEKVGGWGVVGVLKNGEGRTVLVRTDMDALPVREMTGLPFASKVRVKDTDGTDVPVMHACGHDMHMACWTGTARWFAENKKEWNGTLVFIGQPAEEKGGGSAPMLEDGLYTRFPKPDACVALHCNSDMAVGTFGLTEGPATANVDSVDITVRGVGGHGSAPHTTKDPVVLAAQIIVALQMIDSREIDPREAVVITVGSIHGGTKHNIIPDEVKLQLTIRTFNTEVRGKTLAAIRRIAEGMARTAGLPDTHLPIIKEAERFTPVVQNDPALTKRIGAALKERYGEPSVKSRRATMGGEDFSRYGMTEDKIPICMFWLGTIAPPRASEAEHGGPPLPSLHSPFYKPESDGSLQYGVGALTTAVQAALAK, encoded by the coding sequence ATGTCATCCACCCAGTCTTCGCAGCGCGTTTCTTCTTCGCGCCTGGTCTTCCCCGTTTTCGGGGCGGCACTCCTTGGCTTTTCCTTCTGCCTGCCTTGTGCGAACTCGAAGCCGGGAGTGGCGCAGATTGTCCTGTCGACAAAGCTTTCCGATGAAGAGCATGCGCGGTTAAAGAAGCTCTACGAAGATCTTCACGCAGCGCCCGAGCTCTCCTTCCACGAAGAGAAGACCAGCCAGCGTCTCGCAAAGGAGCTCCGAGAAGCAGGCTTCACGGTGACGGAAAAAGTCGGCGGATGGGGCGTCGTGGGCGTCTTGAAAAATGGTGAAGGTCGCACGGTGCTGGTGCGCACAGACATGGATGCCCTGCCGGTTCGCGAAATGACCGGCCTGCCTTTTGCGAGTAAAGTTCGTGTGAAGGACACGGACGGCACAGATGTGCCGGTCATGCACGCCTGTGGCCATGACATGCATATGGCCTGCTGGACAGGCACGGCACGCTGGTTCGCCGAAAATAAAAAGGAATGGAATGGCACCCTGGTTTTCATCGGCCAACCCGCAGAAGAAAAAGGCGGCGGCTCCGCTCCCATGCTGGAAGACGGCCTCTACACACGCTTCCCCAAGCCTGATGCCTGCGTGGCGCTCCACTGCAACAGCGACATGGCGGTCGGCACCTTCGGCCTCACAGAGGGCCCTGCCACTGCAAACGTGGACAGCGTGGACATCACCGTGCGCGGTGTGGGTGGCCACGGCAGCGCGCCTCACACCACGAAGGATCCCGTGGTACTCGCCGCGCAGATCATCGTGGCTCTTCAAATGATCGACAGCCGCGAGATCGATCCACGCGAAGCCGTGGTAATCACCGTCGGGAGCATCCATGGCGGCACGAAGCACAACATCATTCCGGATGAAGTGAAGCTGCAACTAACGATTCGCACCTTCAACACCGAGGTCCGTGGTAAAACCCTCGCTGCCATTCGCCGCATCGCGGAAGGCATGGCCCGCACCGCCGGCCTGCCGGACACCCATCTTCCCATCATCAAAGAAGCGGAGCGCTTCACGCCCGTGGTGCAGAATGACCCCGCACTCACCAAACGCATCGGAGCGGCACTGAAAGAACGCTATGGCGAGCCCTCGGTAAAAAGCCGGCGCGCCACCATGGGAGGCGAAGATTTCAGCCGCTACGGCATGACGGAGGACAAGATTCCCATCTGCATGTTCTGGCTTGGCACCATTGCCCCACCCCGCGCTTCTGAGGCGGAGCACGGGGGTCCGCCTCTGCCCAGCCTGCATTCACCCTTCTACAAGCCGGAATCGGACGGTAGTCTCCAATATGGCGTGGGCGCACTCACCACCGCAGTGCAGGCGGCGCTGGCGAAGTAG
- a CDS encoding sensor histidine kinase — protein MSQDDIRPDPDALLAQVQREEHAERTGRLYLFLGMCPGVGKTYAMLEAARQRQKEGLNVLVGIVETHGRHETAALLQGLPILPKQKLEHRGHTLEEFDLDAALQQRPDLLLVDELAHTNAPGSRHAKRYQDVFELLDAGIDVCTTLNVQHIESQVDTVRQISGVNIQETVPDSILDRAQEIQLIDLSVEKLLQRMAEGKVYMGERAEWASTNFFQKGNLTALRELALRFTAEQVDRSLEDIRRQRRVTSPWKTHARLMVGIGPSPYAESLIRWTRRAANRLGCPWVVSWVETSRKLSAAEQDRLTRALGLARRLGAEIISTTGENVSESLLRIARERNVTQIVVGKPERVSILRQSLADKLIADSGDIDVCVVRPFAPGPSVTAESALSDDNRRIPVAEYAWAGALTAAAGLLSWMALPLTGYVFSALLFLLAIVIASLRLSRGPVLVMAGLCALSWDYFFIPPHFTLHIEQPHDLLMFVMFFIVAISMGHLTSRLRQREEAERRRLRQTSALLRVTQSAALTVETQAGLKAALTTIDELLGAQTALIVRELDHSLPKAAHKASSFTPTDKEWGVIAWSYENRQPAGRFTTTLPQSGATWFPLQTATSMMGVLGLALPEQASLDFTTRQTVEAFALQLALVLEKEHFIQAASHAEVLERSEKLRRTLLDSVSHELKTPLAVMHAALEGLNQPSNPYVREMNTAAARLQRVVDHLLHITRIESSVVEPRRDWCEVSEILDEAKSSVSDVLTGHPVKISAPEELTLIHADSVLLSQVLSNILHNAAIYTPTRTVIEIDARIRENVLRITVRDHGPGLPEGAESKVFEKFYRAPGSPAGGTGLGLAIARGLMRAQGGDLTAHNHPEGGAVFVMELAVSTQAHSQMLEPSLPA, from the coding sequence ATGTCCCAAGACGACATACGCCCCGATCCCGATGCCCTGCTCGCTCAGGTGCAGCGGGAGGAGCATGCCGAGCGCACGGGGAGACTCTACCTCTTCCTCGGCATGTGCCCCGGCGTGGGCAAGACCTACGCCATGCTGGAGGCGGCGCGCCAGCGGCAGAAGGAGGGCCTGAATGTGCTGGTCGGCATTGTGGAAACCCACGGTCGCCATGAGACCGCAGCCCTGCTTCAGGGGTTGCCCATCCTGCCAAAACAAAAACTGGAGCATCGAGGCCACACTCTTGAAGAGTTCGATCTGGATGCGGCGCTGCAACAGCGCCCCGACCTGCTCCTCGTAGATGAACTGGCGCACACCAATGCGCCCGGTTCACGCCACGCGAAGCGCTACCAGGACGTCTTTGAGCTACTCGACGCCGGCATCGATGTCTGCACCACGTTGAATGTGCAGCACATCGAGAGCCAGGTGGACACCGTGCGCCAGATCAGCGGGGTGAACATCCAGGAAACCGTGCCTGACTCCATCCTTGATCGCGCGCAGGAGATTCAGCTCATTGACCTGAGTGTGGAGAAGCTCCTGCAGCGCATGGCCGAGGGCAAGGTGTACATGGGCGAGCGGGCCGAGTGGGCCTCCACCAACTTCTTCCAGAAAGGCAATCTTACTGCCCTGCGCGAACTCGCCCTGCGTTTCACCGCGGAGCAGGTGGATCGCAGCCTGGAGGACATCCGCCGCCAGCGCCGTGTTACCAGTCCTTGGAAAACCCATGCACGCCTCATGGTCGGCATTGGACCCAGCCCCTATGCGGAAAGTCTCATTCGCTGGACCCGCCGTGCGGCCAATCGCCTTGGCTGCCCTTGGGTGGTGAGTTGGGTCGAGACATCCAGGAAACTCAGCGCCGCGGAACAAGACCGCCTCACACGCGCCCTCGGACTCGCACGACGACTCGGAGCGGAAATCATTTCCACCACGGGGGAAAATGTTTCGGAGTCACTGCTGCGCATCGCGCGCGAGCGGAACGTGACCCAGATCGTCGTGGGGAAACCAGAACGCGTCAGCATTCTGCGACAGTCGCTTGCGGACAAGCTCATCGCCGACAGTGGAGACATTGATGTGTGTGTGGTGCGGCCCTTTGCTCCGGGACCATCCGTCACCGCAGAGTCCGCGCTTTCCGATGACAATCGCCGCATCCCCGTGGCGGAATATGCATGGGCAGGTGCGCTCACCGCGGCGGCTGGCCTGCTCAGTTGGATGGCATTGCCGCTCACCGGCTACGTCTTCTCTGCGCTGTTGTTCCTGCTGGCGATTGTCATTGCATCGCTGCGGCTCAGTCGTGGACCTGTACTGGTCATGGCTGGTTTGTGCGCCCTGTCGTGGGATTATTTCTTCATCCCACCGCACTTCACGCTGCACATTGAGCAACCGCATGACCTGCTCATGTTTGTCATGTTCTTCATTGTGGCGATCAGCATGGGTCACCTCACCTCGCGACTGCGCCAGCGCGAGGAAGCGGAGAGACGCCGACTGCGCCAGACTTCTGCGCTACTACGCGTGACTCAAAGCGCCGCGCTCACCGTGGAAACACAAGCAGGACTCAAGGCGGCATTGACGACCATCGACGAACTGCTCGGCGCGCAAACCGCCCTCATCGTGCGCGAGCTGGATCATTCGCTGCCGAAAGCCGCGCATAAGGCAAGCTCCTTCACTCCCACCGACAAGGAGTGGGGCGTGATTGCCTGGAGCTATGAGAATCGCCAGCCCGCTGGCCGCTTCACCACCACGCTTCCACAGTCAGGCGCCACATGGTTCCCACTTCAAACCGCCACGTCCATGATGGGTGTCCTGGGGCTTGCGCTCCCGGAGCAGGCATCACTGGACTTCACCACACGCCAGACCGTGGAGGCTTTTGCCCTCCAGCTTGCCCTCGTGCTGGAGAAAGAACACTTCATCCAGGCAGCCAGTCACGCGGAGGTGCTGGAGCGTTCCGAAAAGCTGCGCCGCACGCTGCTCGACAGCGTCTCGCATGAGCTCAAAACACCGCTCGCCGTCATGCACGCGGCGCTGGAAGGTCTCAACCAGCCGAGCAATCCCTACGTGCGCGAAATGAACACCGCAGCGGCCCGCCTGCAGCGTGTGGTGGACCATTTGCTGCACATCACGCGGATCGAATCCTCCGTGGTGGAGCCACGCCGCGACTGGTGCGAAGTCTCCGAGATTCTCGATGAAGCAAAGTCGTCCGTGTCCGATGTGCTCACCGGACATCCTGTAAAAATCTCCGCACCTGAGGAGCTGACGCTCATTCACGCGGATAGCGTTCTGCTATCGCAGGTCTTGTCGAACATCCTGCACAACGCCGCCATCTACACGCCGACACGAACCGTCATCGAAATCGATGCACGCATCCGCGAAAACGTGCTGCGCATCACTGTGCGGGATCATGGCCCGGGCCTGCCAGAGGGTGCCGAGTCGAAGGTTTTTGAGAAGTTCTATCGTGCACCCGGCTCACCCGCAGGTGGCACCGGGCTCGGCCTGGCCATCGCTCGCGGACTCATGCGTGCACAGGGCGGCGATCTTACGGCGCACAATCATCCGGAAGGCGGCGCTGTCTTTGTCATGGAGCTTGCTGTTTCCACACAAGCGCACTCTCAGATGCTGGAGCCCTCGCTTCCTGCTTGA
- the kdpF gene encoding K(+)-transporting ATPase subunit F, protein METILVGLIALLLFLYLFVAMIRPEKF, encoded by the coding sequence ATGGAAACCATCCTCGTCGGGCTCATCGCCCTCCTCCTCTTTCTCTATCTCTTCGTGGCCATGATTCGCCCGGAGAAGTTCTGA
- the kdpB gene encoding potassium-transporting ATPase subunit KdpB, with the protein MSHKAPSLFDASILRPAIGESFKKLDPRLMIKNPVMFVTLVGAVLTTVSVFTSPTDRGFILQLAVWLWFTVLFANFAEAMAEGRGKAQADSLRKARKDTIARRLRNGREEQVTAPSLEKGDIVVCETGDVIPADGEVIEGIASVDEAAITGESAPVIRESGGDRSAVTGGTRVISDRIVIRITSEKGNTFLDRMISMVEGAKRQKTPNEIALTILLSALTLVFLMVCVTLKPFGTYAATAFSIPVLIALLVCLIPTTIGGLLSAIGISGIDRLIRRNVMATSGRAVEAAGDIDVLLLDKTGTITIGNRMASDFRPAPGVTEQQLADAAQLASLADETPEGRSIVVLAKEKFNIRGRELQEPHATFIPFTAQTRMSGVDMDGRSVRKGAADSIKQYVLSKGGAYPIEIEKAVESASRAGRTPLVVADGSQVLGVVELKDVVKGGIKERFAQLRKMGIRTVMITGDNPMTAAAIAAEAGVDDFMAQATPEDKLKRIRSEQSNGHLVAMTGDGTNDAPALAQADVGVAMNTGTQAAREAGNMVDLDSNPTKLIEIVEIGKQLLMTRGSLTTFSIANDVAKYFAIIPAMLMVTFPAISALNIMGLASPQSAILSAVIFNALIIVALIPLALRGVAYRPVGAVAVLRRNLLIYGLGGLVVPFIGIKAIDVLITTLHLA; encoded by the coding sequence ATGTCCCACAAAGCTCCATCCCTGTTCGACGCCAGCATCCTGCGTCCCGCCATTGGCGAGTCGTTCAAGAAGCTCGACCCGCGTCTCATGATCAAAAACCCGGTGATGTTCGTGACCCTCGTCGGTGCGGTCCTCACTACCGTCAGTGTCTTCACCTCGCCCACAGATCGCGGCTTCATCCTGCAGCTCGCGGTGTGGTTGTGGTTCACTGTACTCTTTGCGAACTTCGCGGAGGCTATGGCAGAAGGCCGTGGCAAGGCCCAGGCCGATAGTTTGCGCAAAGCGCGTAAGGACACCATTGCCCGCCGCCTGCGCAATGGTCGTGAAGAACAGGTGACCGCACCTTCGCTGGAAAAGGGTGACATCGTCGTGTGTGAAACCGGCGACGTCATTCCTGCCGACGGTGAAGTCATCGAAGGCATTGCCAGTGTCGATGAAGCAGCCATCACCGGTGAATCCGCTCCGGTAATCCGCGAAAGCGGTGGTGACCGCAGCGCCGTAACGGGTGGCACGCGTGTCATCAGCGACCGCATTGTGATCCGCATTACCTCGGAAAAGGGAAACACCTTCCTCGACCGGATGATCTCCATGGTGGAAGGCGCCAAGCGCCAGAAGACGCCCAACGAAATCGCCCTCACCATCTTGCTCTCCGCTCTCACGCTGGTGTTCCTCATGGTGTGCGTCACGCTGAAGCCCTTCGGCACGTATGCGGCTACGGCCTTCTCCATCCCTGTGCTCATCGCGCTGCTGGTGTGCCTCATCCCGACTACCATTGGTGGTCTGCTGAGCGCCATCGGCATCAGCGGCATTGACCGACTCATCCGCCGCAATGTCATGGCTACCAGTGGCCGCGCGGTGGAAGCCGCGGGCGACATCGATGTGCTGCTGCTCGACAAGACCGGTACCATCACCATCGGCAATCGCATGGCCTCGGACTTCCGCCCTGCCCCTGGCGTGACGGAACAACAGCTCGCTGACGCCGCCCAGCTCGCGTCCTTGGCGGATGAAACGCCGGAAGGTCGCAGCATCGTGGTGCTCGCCAAGGAGAAATTCAATATCCGCGGACGTGAGCTCCAGGAACCGCACGCCACGTTCATCCCCTTCACAGCTCAAACCCGCATGAGCGGTGTGGACATGGATGGCCGGAGCGTCCGCAAGGGTGCGGCGGACTCCATCAAGCAGTACGTGCTTTCGAAAGGCGGTGCCTATCCCATCGAAATTGAAAAGGCGGTGGAGTCAGCCTCCCGTGCGGGCCGCACCCCGCTGGTGGTCGCCGATGGCAGCCAGGTGCTCGGCGTGGTGGAACTCAAAGACGTGGTGAAAGGCGGCATCAAGGAACGCTTCGCCCAGCTTCGCAAGATGGGCATCCGTACCGTGATGATCACCGGGGACAACCCCATGACCGCCGCCGCCATTGCCGCGGAAGCAGGCGTGGATGACTTCATGGCCCAGGCCACTCCCGAGGACAAGCTCAAGCGCATCCGCAGCGAACAGTCGAACGGACACCTCGTCGCCATGACCGGTGATGGCACCAATGATGCCCCGGCTCTTGCCCAGGCAGACGTGGGTGTCGCCATGAATACCGGCACCCAAGCCGCTCGTGAAGCGGGCAACATGGTCGACCTGGACAGCAATCCCACCAAACTCATCGAGATCGTGGAGATCGGGAAGCAGCTCCTGATGACGCGCGGCTCACTGACTACCTTCAGCATTGCCAACGACGTGGCGAAGTACTTCGCCATCATCCCCGCGATGCTCATGGTCACCTTCCCCGCCATCTCGGCGCTGAACATCATGGGCCTGGCCTCGCCGCAGAGCGCCATCCTCAGCGCGGTGATCTTCAATGCGCTCATCATCGTGGCGCTCATCCCGCTCGCTTTGCGTGGCGTGGCCTACCGCCCCGTGGGTGCGGTGGCAGTGCTGCGGCGCAATCTGCTCATCTACGGCCTCGGCGGCCTGGTCGTGCCCTTCATCGGCATCAAGGCCATCGACGTCCTCATCACCACCCTCCATCTCGCCTAA
- the kdpA gene encoding potassium-transporting ATPase subunit KdpA: MNASDWLQFALFIALLALITKPLGIYLTRVLDPNGRTWLDPVLRPLERVTYGLMGVKPDAEQDWKRYTVSMLLFSLVGLVFTYAILRLQDVLPLNPQGLSAVGHALAFNTAVSFTTNTNWQSYGGEGTMSYLSQMVGLTFHNFVSAATGIAIAAALVRGISRQSAKTLGNFWVDLVRITYYLLLPICTLFAIFLVSQGMIQNFKPYDKAKLVEPVSITVEKKDDAGNTITGADGQPVTEKQVIEEQTIVHGPMASQVAIKMLGTNGGGYTNANAAQPFENPTPLSNLIQMLSIFAIGSALTYYLGRMTGNQAHGWSVWAAMMALFVAGVLVCSWAEAKGNPIHQGLGIVAADGNMEGKEVRFGIFNSSLFATVTTAASCGAVNAMHDSFTAIGGLIPLFMMELGEVVIGGVGAGLYGMLVFVVLAVFIAGLMVGRTPEYLGKKIQAYEVKMAMLTLLVLTLSILCFTAWASVSEWGLAGLNNAGPHGFSEILYAYSSATANNGSAFAGLTATPASGNPHYNITLGLAMLIGRFFMIVPIMAIAGSLVQKKISPPSAGTFPVSGGMFVVLLIGTVLLIGALNFLPALALGPIVEHFLNAQGALF, encoded by the coding sequence ATGAATGCCTCTGACTGGCTGCAGTTCGCCCTTTTCATCGCACTGCTGGCCCTTATCACCAAACCCCTCGGTATCTATCTCACCCGTGTGCTCGACCCCAACGGCCGTACGTGGCTGGATCCAGTTCTTCGTCCGTTGGAACGCGTCACCTACGGCCTCATGGGTGTGAAGCCCGACGCCGAACAGGACTGGAAACGCTACACCGTCTCCATGCTGCTCTTCAGCCTCGTGGGCTTGGTGTTCACGTATGCCATCCTGCGCCTGCAGGATGTGCTGCCACTCAATCCGCAGGGACTCTCCGCGGTGGGACATGCACTGGCCTTCAACACAGCCGTGAGCTTCACCACGAACACCAACTGGCAGAGTTACGGCGGTGAAGGGACCATGTCCTACCTCTCGCAGATGGTGGGCCTGACGTTCCACAACTTCGTCTCCGCCGCCACCGGCATCGCGATCGCTGCGGCGCTCGTGCGTGGTATTTCACGCCAGTCTGCCAAAACGCTGGGCAACTTCTGGGTCGACCTGGTGCGCATCACCTACTACCTGCTGCTGCCCATCTGCACCTTGTTTGCCATCTTCCTGGTGTCGCAGGGCATGATCCAGAACTTCAAGCCGTATGACAAGGCGAAGCTCGTGGAGCCTGTGAGCATCACGGTGGAGAAGAAGGATGACGCGGGCAACACCATCACCGGAGCGGACGGCCAGCCAGTCACCGAAAAGCAGGTGATTGAAGAGCAGACCATCGTGCATGGCCCCATGGCCTCACAGGTCGCCATCAAGATGCTGGGTACGAACGGTGGTGGATACACCAATGCAAACGCGGCACAGCCCTTTGAGAATCCCACGCCGCTGTCGAACCTCATTCAGATGCTGTCCATCTTCGCGATTGGCAGCGCACTCACCTACTACCTCGGTCGCATGACCGGGAACCAGGCACATGGCTGGTCCGTGTGGGCAGCCATGATGGCACTCTTCGTCGCCGGTGTGCTGGTCTGCTCGTGGGCGGAAGCAAAAGGTAACCCCATTCACCAGGGACTCGGCATCGTCGCCGCGGATGGCAACATGGAAGGCAAGGAAGTTCGCTTCGGCATCTTCAACTCCTCCCTGTTCGCCACGGTTACGACTGCGGCGTCCTGCGGTGCGGTGAATGCCATGCATGACTCCTTCACGGCAATCGGCGGTCTCATTCCCTTGTTCATGATGGAACTGGGTGAAGTGGTCATCGGCGGTGTTGGCGCCGGTCTGTACGGCATGCTGGTCTTCGTGGTGCTCGCAGTCTTCATCGCAGGTCTCATGGTGGGCCGCACGCCGGAGTACCTGGGCAAGAAGATCCAGGCCTATGAGGTGAAGATGGCCATGCTCACGCTGCTGGTGCTCACGCTCTCCATCCTGTGCTTCACCGCATGGGCCTCGGTGAGCGAATGGGGACTGGCCGGCCTGAACAATGCTGGCCCCCATGGATTCAGCGAAATCCTCTACGCCTACAGCTCCGCGACTGCGAACAACGGCAGCGCTTTCGCCGGCCTGACTGCGACACCCGCGAGCGGGAACCCGCACTACAACATCACGCTGGGTCTCGCAATGCTCATTGGCCGCTTCTTCATGATCGTGCCCATCATGGCCATCGCCGGCTCACTCGTGCAGAAGAAGATCTCACCTCCCAGCGCGGGTACCTTCCCTGTGTCCGGCGGCATGTTCGTGGTCCTGCTCATTGGCACGGTCCTTCTCATCGGCGCGCTGAACTTCCTGCCCGCGCTCGCCCTCGGCCCCATCGTCGAGCACTTCCTCAACGCCCAGGGTGCCCTCTTCTAA
- a CDS encoding response regulator translates to MLALIIDDEIQIRRLLRLALESRGYEVREAEAGQLGLQEAAFHRPDVVLLDLGLPDMDGTQVLQRLREWSEVPVLILSVRDQEQVKVRAFELGADDYVTKPFSTAELLARLQAIQRRSSSVQESPVLDCGSLRIDLSSHQVTLAGHELKLTPTEYALATQLATHSGRIVTQKQLLKAVWGPSADTHAHSLRVYVNLLRKKLQPDPAAPQIQNEPGIGYRMSAPSA, encoded by the coding sequence ATGCTCGCCCTCATCATCGACGATGAAATCCAAATCCGGAGGCTGCTACGCCTGGCTTTGGAATCGCGTGGATACGAAGTGCGCGAAGCGGAGGCAGGTCAACTCGGCCTGCAAGAAGCCGCGTTTCATCGACCCGATGTCGTCCTCCTCGACCTCGGCCTGCCGGACATGGATGGCACGCAAGTTTTACAGAGGCTGCGCGAGTGGAGCGAAGTGCCTGTCCTGATCCTTTCCGTGCGCGATCAGGAGCAGGTGAAGGTGCGGGCCTTCGAACTCGGCGCCGACGACTACGTGACCAAACCTTTCAGCACTGCGGAACTGCTCGCGCGGCTGCAAGCCATCCAGCGACGCTCCAGCAGCGTGCAGGAATCTCCTGTGCTCGATTGTGGCAGCTTGCGCATCGATTTGTCTTCACATCAGGTGACACTCGCTGGCCACGAACTCAAGCTGACACCCACCGAGTACGCGCTCGCCACCCAACTTGCCACCCACTCCGGTCGCATCGTCACACAAAAGCAGCTTCTGAAAGCAGTGTGGGGGCCAAGCGCGGACACCCACGCACACTCCCTGCGTGTGTATGTGAATCTGCTTCGAAAAAAACTTCAACCAGATCCGGCAGCGCCCCAGATCCAAAACGAGCCGGGCATCGGATACAGGATGTCCGCCCCGAGTGCCTGA
- the kdpC gene encoding K(+)-transporting ATPase subunit C gives MFSELRGAFVSTLVLAAVCCGVYPLIVTGAAQTLFADKANGSLIKDKDGTIRGSALLAQGFTGEQYFHPRPSAAGANGYDAASSSGSNLGPTSQKLHDAVKDRIAAYRVTNGLAIDAPVPADAVTASGSGLDPHISIANAQLQAPRVARIRQMDVEAVRSLIREHTTSPDLGILGEAGVNVLQLNTALDALPPVSVPSP, from the coding sequence ATCTTCTCTGAACTGCGAGGGGCCTTCGTCTCCACCCTCGTGCTCGCAGCCGTTTGCTGCGGTGTCTATCCCCTGATCGTCACTGGCGCTGCCCAGACGCTGTTTGCCGACAAGGCGAACGGCAGCCTGATCAAGGACAAGGACGGCACCATCCGCGGGTCAGCCCTGCTGGCTCAGGGATTCACTGGGGAGCAGTACTTCCACCCACGCCCCTCCGCTGCTGGCGCGAACGGCTACGATGCCGCCAGTTCCAGCGGTTCCAACCTGGGGCCCACGTCCCAGAAATTGCATGATGCCGTCAAAGATCGCATCGCAGCCTATCGCGTGACCAACGGCCTCGCTATCGACGCACCAGTCCCTGCCGATGCTGTGACAGCCTCTGGCAGTGGTCTGGATCCGCATATCAGCATCGCGAATGCGCAACTGCAGGCGCCTCGCGTGGCCCGCATCCGCCAGATGGATGTGGAAGCCGTACGTTCCCTCATCCGCGAGCACACCACCTCACCTGATCTCGGCATCCTGGGTGAAGCCGGCGTGAATGTCCTCCAGCTCAACACGGCCCTGGATGCACTTCCTCCAGTCTCAGTTCCATCCCCCTAA
- a CDS encoding potassium-transporting ATPase subunit C → MKTSSHPSSSSQVPLRLLGIYGGAFVALFLFFALTAQFLRMSSATEVPIPDEKAAAQELLEAKLSGPGYFQLGEPSAELPSPYITPAQARIQLDRVVGERHLDAAKREQLENLIKELTEPSPSRMVGTERLNALKLNLALDELK, encoded by the coding sequence ATGAAAACCTCAAGCCATCCATCGTCGTCATCGCAGGTGCCATTGCGCCTCCTGGGCATCTATGGAGGTGCCTTCGTCGCCTTGTTCCTCTTCTTTGCCCTCACAGCGCAGTTCCTTCGCATGAGCAGCGCCACCGAGGTGCCCATTCCAGATGAAAAGGCGGCCGCTCAAGAGTTGCTCGAAGCAAAGCTCAGCGGCCCCGGGTACTTCCAACTGGGTGAACCCTCGGCTGAACTGCCCAGCCCCTACATCACTCCTGCGCAGGCTCGCATCCAGTTGGACCGTGTTGTCGGCGAGCGCCATCTCGATGCAGCAAAGCGTGAACAATTGGAAAACCTCATCAAGGAACTTACCGAGCCCAGCCCTTCCCGCATGGTGGGCACCGAACGTCTGAACGCGCTGAAGCTCAACCTTGCCCTCGATGAACTGAAGTGA